A part of Brachybacterium faecium DSM 4810 genomic DNA contains:
- a CDS encoding ATP synthase F0 subcomplex C subunit (PFAM: ATP synthase subunit C~TIGRFAM: ATP synthase, F0 subunit c) — protein MESTILAEVSGNIATIGYGLAAIGPGLGIGILVGKTAEAQARQPELRSQLQTTMLIGIAFTEILALLGIVTGLIF, from the coding sequence ATGGAGTCCACGATCCTCGCTGAGGTGAGCGGCAACATCGCGACCATCGGCTACGGCCTCGCCGCGATCGGCCCCGGCCTCGGCATCGGCATCCTCGTCGGCAAGACCGCCGAGGCACAGGCCCGCCAGCCCGAGCTCCGCTCGCAGCTGCAGACCACCATGCTGATCGGTATCGCCTTCACCGAGATCCTCGCTCTGCTGGGCATCGTCACCGGCCTGATCTTCTGA
- a CDS encoding UDP-N-acetylmuramyl pentapeptide phosphotransferase/UDP-N-acetylglucosamine-1-phosphate transferase (PFAM: Glycosyl transferase family 4): MRIYLFLLLLAAAVTFLVTPGVRLLARRAGAMTAVRDRDVHDAVTPRLGGLAMLVGVLCAMLVASNVPFLEGLFRDTRQPWAILAAAALVCLLGAADDKWDLDWITKLAGQVLAAVLLAWQGVSLVTLPINGVTVLSGRTALILTVLVVVVSMNAVNFVDGLDGLAAGVMAIGGSAFFLYAYLLTRDSSADDYSSLAALLTAVLIGVCLGFLPHNLTRARIFMGDSGSMLLGLLLAASTIAVTGQVDPARLSGADFFGQFLPILLPIGVMVVPFLDFGLAVLRRIGSGKSPFHADKAHLHHRLLSLGHSKRTAVLIMYTWTVVISVGLLLPLVLPMRTVGIFWVLGLVFAMLLTFDPLRWRPGRHRKDSDVPTASGP; this comes from the coding sequence GTGAGGATCTATCTCTTCCTGCTGCTGCTCGCCGCGGCGGTCACCTTCCTGGTGACCCCCGGCGTGCGGCTGCTGGCCCGACGCGCCGGGGCGATGACGGCGGTGCGGGACCGCGACGTGCACGACGCGGTGACCCCGCGCCTGGGCGGCCTCGCCATGCTGGTCGGGGTGCTCTGCGCGATGCTCGTGGCGAGCAACGTCCCCTTCCTCGAGGGCCTCTTCCGCGACACGCGCCAGCCCTGGGCGATCCTCGCAGCCGCCGCGCTGGTGTGCCTGCTCGGCGCCGCCGACGACAAATGGGACCTCGACTGGATCACCAAGCTCGCCGGCCAGGTGCTCGCGGCGGTCCTGCTCGCCTGGCAGGGCGTGAGCCTGGTGACGCTGCCCATCAACGGGGTGACCGTGCTGTCCGGGCGCACCGCGCTGATCCTCACCGTGCTCGTGGTGGTGGTGAGCATGAACGCGGTGAACTTCGTGGACGGCCTCGACGGCCTCGCCGCCGGGGTGATGGCGATCGGCGGCTCGGCCTTCTTCCTCTACGCCTACCTCCTCACCCGCGACTCCTCGGCGGACGACTACTCCTCCCTCGCCGCGCTGCTGACCGCGGTGCTGATCGGAGTGTGTCTGGGCTTCCTGCCCCACAACCTCACCCGCGCCCGCATCTTCATGGGCGATTCCGGCTCGATGCTGCTGGGGCTGCTGCTGGCCGCGAGCACCATCGCCGTGACCGGCCAGGTGGACCCCGCCCGCCTCTCCGGCGCGGACTTCTTCGGCCAGTTCCTGCCCATCCTGCTGCCCATCGGTGTGATGGTCGTCCCGTTCCTCGACTTCGGGCTCGCCGTGCTGCGCCGCATCGGCTCGGGCAAGTCGCCCTTCCACGCCGACAAGGCGCATCTCCACCACCGACTCCTCAGCCTCGGCCACAGCAAGCGCACCGCCGTGCTGATCATGTACACCTGGACCGTGGTCATCTCCGTGGGGCTGCTGCTCCCGCTCGTGCTGCCCATGCGCACGGTGGGCATCTTCTGGGTGCTCGGCCTGGTGTTCGCCATGCTGCTCACCTTCGACCCCCTCAGATGGCGCCCCGGCCGTCACCGGAAGGATTCCGATGTCCCCACAGCCTCAGGCCCCTGA
- a CDS encoding ATP synthase F0 subcomplex B subunit (PFAM: ATP synthase B/B' CF(0)~TIGRFAM: ATP synthase, F0 subunit b), with protein MILSEAEVPGWRLLIPLPQEIWWSLIFLVIFAGVFMKFVLPRMNAVLDERAEKIEGGIRNAEKVQEQVDQLKSDQEQELAAARQEAASIREKARADGQKIVDEARARADAESERVLAAGRQQLSAERIAASTELRGEVGTLASDLASKIVGESLSDDERSRRVIDRFLDDLESSQTTTR; from the coding sequence ATGATCCTGTCCGAAGCAGAAGTGCCAGGCTGGCGTCTTCTCATCCCGCTCCCGCAGGAGATCTGGTGGTCCCTGATCTTCCTCGTGATCTTCGCGGGCGTCTTCATGAAGTTCGTGCTCCCGCGCATGAACGCCGTGCTGGACGAGCGCGCTGAGAAGATCGAGGGCGGTATCCGCAACGCGGAGAAGGTCCAGGAGCAGGTCGACCAGCTCAAGTCCGATCAGGAGCAGGAGCTCGCGGCCGCCCGCCAGGAGGCCGCCTCCATCCGCGAGAAGGCCCGCGCCGACGGTCAGAAGATCGTCGACGAGGCCCGTGCCCGAGCGGACGCCGAGAGCGAGCGCGTGCTCGCCGCCGGGCGTCAGCAGCTCAGCGCCGAGCGGATCGCCGCCTCCACGGAGCTGCGCGGGGAGGTCGGGACGCTCGCGAGCGATCTCGCCTCCAAGATCGTCGGGGAGTCCCTCTCCGATGACGAGCGCTCCCGCCGTGTGATCGACCGGTTCCTGGACGACCTCGAGTCGAGCCAGACCACCACCCGATAA
- a CDS encoding ATP synthase, F1 delta subunit (PFAM: ATP synthase delta (OSCP) subunit~TIGRFAM: ATP synthase, F1 delta subunit), translating to MRGTSSTSFAEVLRQTESALAGNRDGLEAAAQELFSVADAIDSSNQLVRTLSDPGRPAEVKEATVRSLFGDRVSPRTLEACLEVVRRRWSEQEDILDALELLGVSTLLEQAQSEGVLEQVEGDLFEISRLIDDSGDLTATLDGLRENPSQRATILHALLDGRTHRLSAALAARAVGRRSETKPARRVEEFARFASDRRRRAFAAVSSAVPLNEAQQARLGAVLAAIYGREVQMNLQVDPDVVGGLRIQVGDDLYDATVLARLSRARSQMVA from the coding sequence ATGCGAGGAACCTCCTCCACCTCCTTCGCCGAGGTGCTCCGGCAGACCGAGAGCGCCCTCGCGGGCAACCGCGACGGGCTCGAGGCCGCCGCCCAGGAGCTGTTCTCGGTGGCCGACGCCATCGATTCCAGCAACCAGCTCGTGCGCACCCTCTCCGACCCCGGCCGCCCGGCCGAGGTCAAGGAGGCCACCGTGCGCTCGCTGTTCGGCGACCGCGTCTCCCCGCGCACCCTCGAGGCCTGCCTCGAGGTGGTGCGGCGCCGCTGGTCCGAGCAGGAGGACATCCTCGATGCCCTCGAGCTGCTGGGAGTCTCCACCCTCCTGGAGCAGGCGCAGTCCGAGGGCGTCCTCGAGCAGGTCGAGGGAGATCTCTTCGAGATCTCCCGCCTGATCGACGACAGCGGTGACCTCACCGCCACGCTCGACGGCCTGCGGGAGAACCCCTCGCAGCGCGCGACCATCCTGCACGCACTGCTGGACGGTCGCACCCACCGGCTCTCCGCCGCGCTCGCGGCGCGCGCCGTCGGGCGACGGAGCGAGACCAAGCCGGCCCGTCGCGTCGAGGAGTTCGCCCGCTTCGCCTCGGATCGTCGTCGGCGTGCCTTCGCGGCGGTCTCCAGCGCTGTGCCGCTGAACGAGGCCCAGCAGGCCCGGCTGGGTGCGGTCCTCGCGGCGATCTACGGCCGAGAGGTCCAGATGAACCTCCAGGTCGATCCCGATGTCGTGGGCGGTCTTCGGATCCAGGTCGGCGACGACCTCTACGACGCCACCGTGCTGGCCCGGCTCTCCCGAGCCCGGTCGCAGATGGTGGCCTGA
- a CDS encoding F0F1-type ATP synthase, alpha subunit (PFAM: ATP synthase A chain~TIGRFAM: ATP synthase subunit 6 (eukaryotes),also subunit A (prokaryotes)) has product MGEFFPDAILFGGTPFEFNRVQLVRLVILVAVLVFMCIVASRAKLVPGRLQSVVEILIDFVNTQIIGNTIGLREGRRFAPMLITMFFFIFAMNLGGVIPGLNLAGTSVVGLPLLLALWTFVTYVGAGIRKHGFLGYIKSETMPPGIPWPIYFLLVPIELLQVVLIRWASLTIRLLANMVSGHMMIVVFIGMTHALLFSGEWLIAISPFAGAMAIGIYGFEIFVAALQAFIFTMLTAVYIQLATADEH; this is encoded by the coding sequence TTGGGGGAGTTCTTCCCGGACGCGATCCTCTTCGGCGGCACGCCGTTCGAGTTCAACCGCGTCCAGCTGGTGCGCCTCGTCATCCTCGTGGCGGTGCTGGTGTTCATGTGCATCGTCGCCTCGCGCGCCAAGCTCGTGCCCGGCCGCCTGCAGAGCGTCGTCGAGATCCTCATCGACTTCGTGAACACGCAGATCATCGGCAACACGATCGGCCTGCGCGAAGGCAGGCGCTTCGCCCCGATGCTGATCACGATGTTCTTCTTCATCTTCGCGATGAACCTCGGAGGCGTGATCCCGGGCCTGAACCTCGCCGGCACCTCCGTGGTGGGCCTGCCCCTGCTGCTGGCCCTGTGGACCTTCGTCACCTATGTGGGCGCCGGCATCCGCAAGCACGGCTTCCTCGGCTACATCAAGTCCGAGACCATGCCGCCCGGCATCCCGTGGCCGATCTACTTCCTGCTCGTGCCGATCGAGCTGCTGCAGGTCGTGCTGATCCGCTGGGCCTCGCTGACGATCCGACTGCTCGCGAACATGGTCTCCGGCCACATGATGATCGTGGTGTTCATCGGCATGACCCACGCGCTGCTGTTCTCTGGCGAGTGGCTGATCGCGATCAGCCCCTTCGCCGGTGCCATGGCGATCGGCATCTACGGATTCGAGATCTTCGTCGCCGCGCTGCAGGCCTTCATCTTCACGATGCTGACGGCCGTGTACATCCAGCTCGCGACGGCCGACGAGCACTGA